The genomic region GTTAAGTCTATTCTTGTTCCATCAAAAGTAGCTAAAATTCTAATGTTGTTTTTTGAAGAGTCTTCTGTGAAATCTATTTCAACATCATAATTTAAATTTAAGATATTTTTCTTATTATATTTATATACATTATAGGAATACGAAAGCTTTGACTCAAATTCATCGATAATTTGATCAACAATCCATGAATCTGAGTTTTTCTTTAATAAAATATTTTCTTTTTTAATTCCAATTTGTGAAAAATTCACTATAACTAATATTAAAAATAGAAATATAAAAATTTTTTTCATTTATTATCCCAACAATTTTTTTACTATTGAATTTACTCTGCTACCATCAACTTTTCCCTTTAATTCCTTCATAACTTTTCCCATTGCCTGACCAAACTTAACGTTTTCTCCTAAGTCTGCTATTATATTTTTAATAATATTTTCAAGTTCTTCATCTGACATTTCTGGAGGAAGATATTCTTTTAAAATATTTAATTCATATTCTTCCTCTTCCACTAAATCTTCTCTATTAGCTTCTCTATATTGTTGAATAGAATCTTGTCTCATTTTAATTTGTTTTCTGATCAAAGACATCATTTCATCTTCATTCAACTCTCTTTGTTTTTCAACTTCAGCTTTTTTTATTTCTGTCTTTAATATTTTAATAGCATTTAAAGCTTTAGTGTTTTTTGCTTTCATATATTTTTTCATATCGTCATTTAATTTTGTTTTTAAATCCATACTTTCATCTCCTTTCTAATTTACTTTATTATACCATATTATATTTTAAATTCAAATAAAAGAAGAATTCTAAAAAGGAATTCTTCTCAGTTTAATTATCATTTTTTGTAAATTCTATTAATTCATTTAAATATGCGAAAGCTACTCCTATGTAAGTATCTGCAGCTCCATAATAAATAGCAATTTTATCATTTTCAACTAATGCTGAACAAGGAAATACAACATTTGGAACAAATCCAATTGTTTCATAACTTTCTTCTGGGGTCATTAAATAATTGTTTGATCTATATAACACTTTTGATGGATCTTCTAAATCTAATAATGCTGTTCCAAAACTATACACATATCCATTACATGTATTTGTAACTCCATGATAAATTAATAACCAACCTTTATTAGTTTCAATAGGTATTGGACCTGCACCTATTTTTAAATTCTCCCACCAAGAATCATTTTTCCTACCCATTAACCATTTATGATTTCCCCAATGTATAAGATCATTACTTTCGCTAATAAAAATATCTCCAAATGGAGTATGACCATTATCGCTTGGTCTGCTAAGCATATAATACTTCCCATTTATTTTTCTTGGAAATAAGACACCATTTCTATTAAATGGCAAAAAAGCATCTGGAAGTCTTTCAAATTTAATAAAATCCTTTGTCCTTCCTACTCCTATTGTAGGACCATGTAAATCAGTACAAAATGTTATATAATAATAATCATCCAGTTTTACTAATCTGGGATCATAAGCGTATATAGGAACTGATATATTTCCATCTTTATCTATCCATTCAATAGCATTTTCGTTAAATTCCCAGTTTATTCCATCCTCACTTCTTCCAATATGAAGATTAGGTACTGTATTATTATGATCTACTCTAAAAACACCAATAAATCCATTATTATATGGTAAAACAGCGGAATTGAATATTCTAGCTCCGTTTTTAAATTGATTTCTTT from Marinitoga aeolica harbors:
- a CDS encoding GatB/YqeY domain-containing protein, which codes for MDLKTKLNDDMKKYMKAKNTKALNAIKILKTEIKKAEVEKQRELNEDEMMSLIRKQIKMRQDSIQQYREANREDLVEEEEYELNILKEYLPPEMSDEELENIIKNIIADLGENVKFGQAMGKVMKELKGKVDGSRVNSIVKKLLG
- a CDS encoding glycoside hydrolase family 130 protein, which codes for MIPWEERKDKNEIIWRYSKNPITKRNQFKNGARIFNSAVLPYNNGFIGVFRVDHNNTVPNLHIGRSEDGINWEFNENAIEWIDKDGNISVPIYAYDPRLVKLDDYYYITFCTDLHGPTIGVGRTKDFIKFERLPDAFLPFNRNGVLFPRKINGKYYMLSRPSDNGHTPFGDIFISESNDLIHWGNHKWLMGRKNDSWWENLKIGAGPIPIETNKGWLLIYHGVTNTCNGYVYSFGTALLDLEDPSKVLYRSNNYLMTPEESYETIGFVPNVVFPCSALVENDKIAIYYGAADTYIGVAFAYLNELIEFTKNDN